One region of Aeromicrobium sp. Sec7.5 genomic DNA includes:
- the carB gene encoding carbamoyl-phosphate synthase large subunit: MPKRDDISSVLVIGSGPIVIGQACEFDYSGTQACRVLREEGLRVILVNSNPATIMTDPEFADATYVEPITPEFVEKVIAKERPDAVLATLGGQTALNCAMQLDERGVLEKYGVELIGASIEAINKGENREIFKRIVEDLPPEWGAEVAQSAICHTMDECLAAVEQLGYPVVVRPSFTMGGSGSGLAYDESDLHRIAGSGLALSPTTEVLLEESILGWKEYELEVMRDRADNVVIVCSIENFDPVGVHTGDSITVAPAMTLTDVEYQRLRNISIGVIREVGVDTGGCNIQFAINPADGRIVVIEMNPRVSRSSALASKATGFPIAKIAAKVAIGYTLDEIPNDITSTPGGFGTPASFEPSLDYVVVKVPRFAFEKFPAADDTLTTHMKSVGEAMSIGRSFSEALGKALRSLERKGAQFTWPTQPGDRAALLEEVARPHDGRLQTVMHAIHAGATAQEVNEATGIDPWFVDQLVLIDEVAREVREAVELRPAILRRAKRHGFSDAQLAEIRGVREDVMRGVRHALGIRPVYKTVDTCAAEFAARTPYHYSSYEDETEVAPREKPAVIILGSGPNRIGQGIEFDYSCVHAALALSEAGYETVMVNCNPETVSTDYDTSDRLYFEPLTLEDVLEVYHAERVAGPVAGVIVQLGGQTPLGLAKGLEEAGVPIVGTSPSAIDLAEDRGLFGRVLADAGLPAPKHGTATTFEGAKAIADEIGYPVLVRPSYVLGGRGMEIVYDEETLSGYIGRATEISPEHPVLVDRFLDDAIEIDVDALYDGTELFLGGVMEHIEEAGVHSGDSACTLPPITLGALEIDRIRASTEAIAAGVGVRGLINIQFALASDTLFVLEANPRASRTVPFVSKATNTPLAKAASRLMLGETIAELRAAGVLPAEGDGGVIHEDSPIAVKEAVMPFNRFRTYEGTYVDTVLGPEMRSTGEVMGFDAGFGPAFAKSQAGAQNGLPTAGKVFVSVANRDKRNVIFPVKRLADLGFEILATRGTAQVLRRHGVHTSEVRKLGEDPLPGETRSTIVEKIRAQDVQLIINTPHGVSSGVNARVDGNEIRTAAIAEGIPCITTVQGLAAAVQGIEALIDGGLDVKSLQDWAIEGAARTAGTAE, translated from the coding sequence ATGCCCAAGCGTGATGACATCTCGTCGGTCCTGGTGATCGGCTCCGGCCCGATCGTCATCGGCCAGGCGTGCGAGTTCGACTACTCCGGCACCCAGGCGTGCCGCGTGCTGCGCGAGGAGGGCCTGCGGGTCATCCTCGTCAACTCCAACCCCGCCACGATCATGACCGACCCGGAGTTCGCCGACGCGACCTACGTCGAGCCGATCACGCCGGAGTTCGTCGAGAAGGTCATCGCCAAGGAGCGTCCCGACGCCGTCCTGGCGACCCTGGGCGGCCAGACCGCGCTGAACTGCGCGATGCAGCTCGACGAGCGCGGTGTCCTCGAGAAGTACGGCGTCGAGCTCATCGGTGCGTCGATCGAGGCCATCAACAAGGGCGAGAACCGCGAGATCTTCAAGCGGATCGTCGAGGACCTGCCGCCCGAGTGGGGCGCGGAGGTCGCGCAGTCGGCGATCTGCCACACGATGGACGAGTGCCTCGCGGCCGTCGAGCAGCTCGGCTACCCGGTCGTCGTCCGTCCGTCGTTCACGATGGGCGGCAGCGGCTCGGGCCTGGCCTACGACGAGTCCGACCTGCACCGCATCGCCGGCTCGGGGCTCGCGCTGAGCCCCACGACCGAGGTGCTCCTGGAGGAGTCGATCCTCGGCTGGAAGGAGTACGAGCTCGAGGTCATGCGCGACCGCGCCGACAACGTCGTGATCGTCTGCTCGATCGAGAACTTCGACCCGGTCGGCGTCCACACGGGCGACTCGATCACGGTCGCGCCGGCCATGACGTTGACCGACGTCGAGTACCAGCGGCTGCGCAACATCTCGATCGGGGTGATCCGTGAGGTCGGGGTCGACACCGGTGGCTGCAACATCCAGTTCGCGATCAACCCGGCCGACGGCCGCATCGTCGTGATCGAGATGAACCCCCGCGTCTCGCGCTCGAGCGCCCTGGCCTCGAAGGCGACGGGGTTCCCGATCGCCAAGATCGCCGCCAAGGTCGCCATCGGCTACACGCTCGACGAGATCCCGAACGACATCACCTCGACCCCGGGCGGTTTCGGCACGCCGGCGAGCTTCGAGCCGAGCCTGGACTACGTCGTCGTCAAGGTGCCGCGGTTCGCGTTCGAGAAGTTCCCCGCCGCCGACGACACGCTCACGACCCACATGAAGTCGGTGGGCGAGGCGATGTCGATCGGCCGCAGCTTCAGCGAGGCGCTCGGCAAGGCCCTGAGGTCCCTGGAGCGCAAGGGCGCGCAGTTCACCTGGCCCACGCAGCCGGGTGATCGCGCGGCGCTGCTGGAGGAGGTCGCGCGCCCGCACGACGGCCGCCTCCAGACCGTGATGCACGCGATCCACGCCGGCGCCACGGCGCAGGAGGTCAACGAGGCCACCGGCATCGACCCGTGGTTCGTCGACCAGCTGGTCCTCATCGACGAGGTCGCCCGGGAGGTCCGTGAGGCCGTCGAGCTGCGGCCGGCGATCCTGCGGCGGGCCAAGCGGCACGGCTTCTCGGACGCCCAGCTGGCCGAGATCCGTGGTGTCCGTGAGGACGTCATGCGTGGTGTCCGCCACGCGCTCGGCATCCGTCCGGTCTACAAGACCGTCGACACGTGTGCCGCGGAGTTCGCGGCGCGCACGCCGTACCACTACTCGTCCTACGAGGACGAGACCGAGGTGGCGCCGCGCGAGAAGCCGGCCGTCATCATCCTCGGCAGCGGTCCGAACCGCATCGGTCAGGGCATCGAGTTCGACTACTCGTGCGTGCACGCCGCCCTGGCGCTCTCGGAGGCCGGCTACGAGACCGTCATGGTCAACTGCAACCCCGAGACGGTCTCGACCGACTACGACACCTCCGACCGCCTGTACTTCGAGCCGCTGACGCTCGAGGACGTGCTCGAGGTCTACCACGCCGAGCGCGTCGCCGGCCCGGTCGCGGGCGTCATCGTGCAGCTCGGCGGGCAGACCCCGCTGGGACTGGCGAAGGGCCTCGAGGAGGCGGGGGTCCCGATCGTGGGCACCAGCCCGTCGGCGATCGACCTCGCCGAGGACCGGGGGCTCTTCGGCCGGGTGCTCGCCGACGCGGGCCTGCCCGCGCCGAAGCACGGCACGGCCACGACGTTCGAGGGCGCCAAGGCGATCGCCGACGAGATCGGCTATCCCGTGCTCGTGCGCCCGTCGTACGTCCTGGGCGGCCGCGGCATGGAGATCGTCTACGACGAGGAGACCCTCTCGGGCTACATCGGCCGCGCCACGGAGATCTCCCCGGAGCACCCCGTCCTGGTCGACCGGTTCCTCGACGACGCGATCGAGATCGACGTCGACGCGCTCTACGACGGCACCGAGCTGTTCCTGGGCGGCGTCATGGAGCACATCGAGGAGGCCGGCGTGCACTCCGGCGACTCGGCCTGCACCCTGCCGCCGATCACGCTCGGCGCACTGGAGATCGACCGCATCCGTGCCTCGACCGAGGCCATCGCGGCCGGTGTCGGCGTGCGGGGCCTGATCAACATCCAGTTCGCGCTGGCCTCCGACACGCTGTTCGTGCTCGAGGCCAACCCGCGGGCGTCGCGCACGGTGCCGTTCGTCTCGAAGGCCACGAACACCCCGCTCGCCAAGGCGGCGTCCCGCCTGATGCTGGGGGAGACCATCGCCGAGCTGCGGGCCGCCGGGGTCCTCCCGGCCGAGGGCGACGGGGGCGTGATCCACGAGGACTCGCCGATCGCGGTCAAGGAGGCCGTGATGCCCTTCAACCGCTTCCGCACCTACGAGGGCACGTACGTCGACACCGTGCTCGGACCGGAGATGCGCTCGACGGGCGAGGTCATGGGCTTCGACGCGGGCTTCGGCCCCGCGTTCGCCAAGAGCCAGGCGGGCGCGCAGAACGGCCTGCCGACGGCCGGCAAGGTCTTCGTCTCGGTGGCCAACCGCGACAAGCGCAACGTGATCTTCCCGGTCAAGCGCCTCGCCGACCTCGGCTTCGAGATCCTCGCGACGCGGGGCACGGCCCAGGTCCTGCGGCGCCACGGCGTGCACACCTCCGAGGTGCGCAAGTTGGGGGAGGACCCCCTGCCGGGCGAGACCCGCTCGACGATCGTCGAGAAGATCCGCGCCCAGGACGTGCAGCTCATCATCAACACGCCGCACGGCGTCTCGTCCGGCGTCAACGCGCGCGTCGACGGCAACGAGATCCGCACCGCCGCGATCGCCGAGGGCATCCCCTGCATCACGACGGTGCAGGGCCTCGCGGCGGCCGTGCAGGGCATCGAGGCACTCATCGACGGCGGGCTCGACGTGAAGTCGTTGCAGGACTGGGCGATCGAGGGAGCAGCTCGCACCGCCGGGACGGCCGAATGA
- a CDS encoding dihydroorotase translates to MTSYVIRQARILGGDPTDIAIADGVITAIGAGLPLGDATEVDATGLVALPGLVDLHTHLREPGREDAETVLTGTQAAARGGFTCVHAMANTDPVADTAGVVEQVWRLGREGGFCDVQPVGAVTVGLGGTQLAELGAMADSAANVRVFSDDGKCVSDAVLMRRALEYVKAFDGVVAQHAQEPRLTEGAQMNEGLVSGELGLTGWPAAAEEAIVARDCVLAAHVGSRLHVCHLSTRGSVEIVRWAKSKGWDVTAEVTPHHLLLTDDLVRGYDPIYKVNPPLRTADDVAAVREGLADGTIDIVATDHAPHPMEDKECEWSAAAFGMIGLETALSVVQHTMVDTGMLTWEQVAERLSAAPSRISRVGGGHGRPLAVGEPAHVVLYDAEATRTIVPAETASLSRNTPYAGRELPGRVVATFLRGVPTVLDGQLQEVSP, encoded by the coding sequence ATGACGAGCTATGTCATCCGCCAGGCGCGGATCCTGGGTGGCGACCCGACCGACATCGCGATCGCGGACGGCGTCATCACCGCGATCGGTGCCGGCCTCCCGCTCGGCGACGCGACCGAGGTCGACGCGACGGGTCTGGTCGCGCTGCCCGGCCTGGTCGACCTGCACACGCACCTGCGCGAGCCGGGTCGTGAGGACGCCGAGACGGTGCTCACGGGCACCCAGGCCGCCGCCCGCGGTGGCTTCACGTGCGTGCACGCGATGGCCAACACCGATCCCGTGGCCGACACCGCCGGCGTGGTCGAGCAGGTCTGGCGCCTGGGCCGCGAGGGCGGGTTCTGCGACGTGCAGCCAGTCGGCGCCGTCACGGTGGGCCTGGGCGGCACGCAGCTCGCCGAGCTCGGCGCGATGGCCGACTCCGCCGCCAACGTGCGGGTCTTCTCCGACGACGGCAAGTGCGTCTCCGACGCCGTGCTGATGCGTCGGGCGCTCGAGTACGTCAAGGCCTTCGACGGCGTCGTCGCCCAGCACGCCCAGGAGCCGCGCCTCACCGAGGGTGCGCAGATGAACGAGGGCCTGGTCTCCGGTGAGCTCGGCCTCACCGGTTGGCCCGCCGCGGCCGAGGAGGCCATCGTCGCGCGCGACTGCGTGCTCGCGGCGCACGTCGGCTCGCGCCTGCACGTGTGCCACCTCTCGACCCGTGGCTCGGTCGAGATCGTCCGGTGGGCCAAGAGCAAGGGCTGGGACGTCACCGCCGAGGTCACGCCCCACCACCTGCTCCTCACCGACGACCTCGTGCGCGGCTACGACCCGATCTACAAGGTCAACCCGCCGCTGCGCACGGCCGACGACGTCGCGGCGGTCCGCGAGGGTCTGGCCGACGGCACGATCGACATCGTCGCGACGGACCACGCGCCCCATCCGATGGAGGACAAGGAGTGCGAGTGGTCGGCGGCCGCCTTCGGGATGATCGGCCTCGAGACGGCGCTCTCGGTCGTCCAGCACACCATGGTCGACACCGGGATGCTGACCTGGGAGCAGGTCGCCGAACGGCTGTCAGCCGCACCGTCGCGCATCAGCCGTGTGGGCGGCGGCCACGGACGACCGCTCGCGGTGGGGGAGCCCGCCCACGTCGTGCTGTACGACGCGGAGGCGACCCGCACGATCGTCCCGGCCGAGACGGCATCGTTGTCCCGCAACACCCCCTACGCCGGGCGCGAGCTTCCCGGTCGTGTCGTCGCCACGTTCCTGCGCGGCGTCCCCACCGTCCTCGACGGTCAACTCCAGGAGGTCTCCCCATGA
- a CDS encoding aspartate carbamoyltransferase catalytic subunit: protein MKKHLLSAGDLTRDDAVRVLDTAAELLGVAQRPIKKLPTLRGRTVVNLFFEDSTRTRISFEAAAKRLSADVINFSAKGSSVSKGESLKDTALTLQAMGADAVVIRHHHSGAPHRLAAAGWTNGAVVNAGDGTHEHPTQALLDAFTMRSHLMPEGGVGRDLEGKNVTIVGDVLHSRVARSNALLLHTLGANVTLVAPPTLLPVGIDTWPVETSYSLDDSLEKADAVMMLRVQHERMNASYFPSAREYSRRYGLDTTRMNRLPDHAIVLHPGPMNRGMEITADVADSGRSVIVEQVTNGVAVRMAVLYLLVSGATNDEGEGS, encoded by the coding sequence GTGAAGAAGCACCTGCTGAGCGCCGGCGACCTCACCCGAGACGACGCCGTCCGCGTGCTCGACACCGCGGCCGAGCTGCTCGGCGTCGCCCAGCGCCCGATCAAGAAGCTGCCCACCCTGCGCGGCCGCACCGTCGTGAACCTGTTCTTCGAGGACTCCACGCGCACGCGCATCTCGTTCGAGGCGGCGGCCAAGCGACTCAGCGCCGACGTCATCAACTTCTCGGCCAAGGGCTCGAGCGTCTCCAAGGGCGAGAGCCTCAAGGACACCGCGCTGACCCTGCAGGCCATGGGTGCCGACGCGGTCGTCATCCGTCACCACCACTCGGGTGCCCCGCACCGGCTGGCAGCGGCCGGTTGGACCAACGGTGCGGTCGTCAACGCCGGTGACGGCACGCACGAGCACCCCACCCAGGCCCTCCTCGACGCCTTCACGATGCGCTCGCACCTGATGCCCGAGGGCGGTGTCGGCCGAGACCTCGAGGGCAAGAACGTCACGATCGTGGGCGACGTGCTGCACAGCCGGGTGGCCAGGTCGAACGCCCTGCTGCTGCACACGCTCGGCGCGAACGTCACGCTCGTGGCCCCGCCGACGCTGCTGCCGGTCGGCATCGACACCTGGCCCGTCGAGACGTCCTACAGCCTCGACGACTCCCTCGAGAAGGCCGACGCGGTCATGATGCTGCGCGTGCAGCACGAGCGCATGAACGCCTCCTACTTCCCGAGCGCGCGCGAGTACAGCCGCCGCTACGGGCTCGACACCACCCGCATGAACCGCCTGCCGGACCACGCGATCGTCCTGCATCCCGGACCGATGAACCGTGGCATGGAGATCACGGCCGACGTGGCCGACTCCGGCCGCTCGGTCATCGTCGAACAGGTCACGAACGGCGTCGCGGTCCGCATGGCCGTGCTCTACCTGCTGGTCAGTGGGGCCACGAACGACGAGGGAGAGGGCTCATGA
- the pyrR gene encoding bifunctional pyr operon transcriptional regulator/uracil phosphoribosyltransferase PyrR: MATPDNVSDAAADSVRPISDPVRTVLDAGEISRALTRITHEILERNHGSAEVVLLGIPKRGVPLARRIARRMGEVEGREIRSGALDVTMYRDDLRLKPARALEHTETPDDVDDKIVVLVDDVLMSGRTIRAALDALGDLGRPRAVQLAVLIDRGHRELPIRADFVGKNLPTALTEKVRVRLSESDDTEDAVGIVGPVTGGAA, from the coding sequence ATGGCCACGCCTGACAACGTTTCCGATGCTGCCGCGGACTCGGTCCGTCCGATCTCTGATCCGGTGCGTACGGTCCTCGACGCCGGGGAGATCTCCCGGGCGTTGACCCGCATCACGCACGAGATCCTCGAGCGCAACCACGGATCGGCCGAAGTCGTCCTGCTGGGCATCCCGAAGCGGGGCGTGCCGCTGGCGCGTCGGATCGCGCGGCGCATGGGCGAGGTCGAAGGACGTGAGATCCGCTCGGGCGCGCTCGACGTCACGATGTACCGCGACGACCTGCGTCTCAAGCCCGCACGGGCCCTCGAGCACACCGAGACCCCCGACGACGTCGACGACAAGATCGTCGTGCTGGTCGACGACGTGCTCATGAGCGGTCGCACGATCCGCGCCGCCCTGGACGCCCTGGGCGACCTCGGTCGCCCGCGCGCGGTCCAGCTCGCGGTCCTGATCGACCGCGGGCACCGAGAGCTGCCGATCCGCGCCGACTTCGTGGGCAAGAACCTCCCCACCGCCCTGACCGAGAAGGTGCGCGTCCGGCTCTCCGAGTCCGACGACACCGAGGACGCCGTCGGCATCGTGGGGCCCGTCACGGGGGGTGCCGCGTGA
- a CDS encoding trimeric intracellular cation channel family protein — MPDIDAFAGLQLVGLVAFALSGAAVAVRAGMDWLGIVVLATITSIGGGTIRDLLIGDGVGWVVEPWPIWVALATSAVVIGVSHWSPQHEPDSLRVVLVADAAGLAVFTVLGTTLALSAGVERDVAVLLGVVTGVGGGVIRDVLAGQRPLVLVGQVYALTAIAGSVLFVALDAADLDRDLARWSAVAVTFVLRVLAIRFDWTLPRPGARPRP, encoded by the coding sequence GTGCCGGACATCGACGCCTTCGCGGGGCTGCAGCTGGTGGGCCTCGTCGCGTTCGCGCTCTCCGGCGCGGCCGTCGCGGTGCGTGCGGGCATGGACTGGCTCGGCATCGTCGTCCTCGCCACGATCACGTCGATCGGGGGCGGGACCATCCGCGACCTGCTGATCGGCGACGGTGTGGGCTGGGTGGTCGAGCCCTGGCCCATCTGGGTCGCGCTCGCAACCTCGGCCGTCGTCATCGGCGTCTCGCACTGGAGCCCGCAGCACGAGCCGGACAGTCTGCGCGTCGTCCTGGTCGCCGACGCGGCGGGCCTGGCGGTCTTCACGGTCCTCGGCACGACCCTGGCCCTGTCCGCCGGCGTGGAGCGCGACGTCGCCGTGCTGCTCGGTGTCGTCACGGGCGTGGGCGGCGGCGTGATCCGGGACGTCCTCGCCGGGCAGCGTCCACTGGTGCTGGTGGGCCAGGTCTACGCCCTCACGGCGATCGCCGGCTCGGTCCTGTTCGTCGCCCTCGACGCTGCCGATCTCGACCGCGACCTCGCCCGGTGGTCGGCCGTCGCGGTCACGTTCGTGCTCCGCGTGCTGGCCATCCGGTTCGACTGGACGTTGCCGCGACCGGGCGCTCGGCCACGACCTTGA
- a CDS encoding SdpI family protein, whose product MEALVLPAASLVSLGLLLGWTAHASRGDGLERNSLIGIRTRATMASDDAWHAGHRAAAGPLGVAAWSSGATGVTGTVLAIAGSWLAGPAVAVGYVALVVLLVVATLRAARAARSTSS is encoded by the coding sequence GTGGAAGCACTGGTCCTGCCCGCTGCGTCGCTGGTCTCGCTCGGGCTCCTCCTCGGCTGGACGGCCCATGCGTCACGGGGCGACGGCCTGGAGCGGAACTCGCTGATCGGCATCCGGACCCGCGCGACGATGGCGTCCGACGACGCGTGGCACGCGGGCCATCGCGCGGCTGCTGGGCCGCTCGGCGTCGCCGCATGGTCGAGCGGCGCCACGGGGGTGACTGGAACCGTCCTGGCGATCGCCGGCTCCTGGCTCGCCGGCCCGGCCGTGGCGGTCGGCTACGTCGCGCTGGTGGTCCTGCTCGTCGTCGCGACGCTCCGAGCCGCCCGCGCGGCACGGAGCACTAGCAGCTGA
- a CDS encoding acyltransferase family protein, whose protein sequence is MTAVLAEKKAPDTPDTPVPPPPRSHLAGLDGLRGVAVLLVVVYHALPERLPGGFVGVDVFFVLSGFLITALLLREKERTGTVRLRSFWVRRIRRLVPALVVMLILVSAATLTVGHETGSGLRSQVAGALTWTSNWVQIHQGWSYSDQHLPPLLNHLWSLGIEEQFYLLWPLLLLAALVVLKRRVSLHLVVALALASVALMAFWYRGGDPNRAYMGLDSHAFGLLLGAALALSAAPHLIGRANTDPVDPDSVDAAASTATRRRTLLGLLGLAGVLTFAAFVPWNSDANFLGGLGLVSLASVAVIHAAANPGPVARVLGWAPLRWLGERSYGLYLWHWPLIVFAVRLAPPTEAELAGSLAVVIAVVLAAISYRWVEVPMCRDGIGATLRRWRADLRDRRARRPRIVATASAFAVVLAGAAVWQAPAESDVENMLRVGQEVVIDSADDIESRPEPVPEPTASARACQPVAEGSPVTAFGDSVTVAVAPVLMGRRPGSVAIATVGWQYGDVATALRQVAAAGQLQPTVVIATGTNGTIDAADLESLVSNELAGRQVALVTPSVPGRSWSDQAVQAIHQVAAAHDNVRLVDWNGLAVQHPELTASDRVHPNAQGQNVFNDVLSQALVSC, encoded by the coding sequence GTGACCGCGGTCCTCGCGGAGAAGAAGGCCCCGGACACCCCAGACACCCCGGTGCCGCCTCCGCCGCGTTCCCACCTGGCCGGCCTGGACGGCCTGCGTGGCGTCGCCGTGCTGCTGGTCGTGGTCTACCACGCCCTGCCCGAGCGGCTGCCCGGCGGATTCGTCGGCGTCGATGTGTTCTTCGTGCTGAGCGGGTTCCTCATCACGGCCCTGCTGCTGCGTGAGAAGGAGCGCACCGGCACGGTGCGACTGCGGAGCTTCTGGGTGCGCCGGATCCGGCGGCTCGTCCCGGCGCTCGTCGTGATGCTGATCCTCGTGTCGGCCGCGACGCTCACCGTCGGTCACGAGACAGGGTCAGGTCTGCGGAGCCAGGTCGCGGGTGCGCTCACCTGGACCAGCAACTGGGTCCAGATCCACCAGGGCTGGTCCTACTCCGACCAGCACCTTCCGCCCCTGCTGAACCATCTCTGGTCGCTCGGGATCGAGGAGCAGTTCTACCTGCTGTGGCCGCTCCTGCTGCTGGCTGCCCTCGTGGTGCTGAAGCGTCGCGTGTCGCTCCACCTCGTGGTGGCGCTGGCGCTGGCGTCGGTCGCCCTGATGGCGTTCTGGTACCGGGGCGGCGACCCCAACCGGGCCTACATGGGGCTCGACTCGCACGCCTTCGGGCTCCTCCTCGGCGCCGCCCTGGCGCTGAGCGCGGCCCCTCACCTGATCGGCCGCGCCAACACTGATCCCGTCGACCCCGACTCCGTCGACGCCGCGGCGAGCACCGCGACGCGGCGGCGGACGTTGCTCGGCCTGCTGGGCCTCGCGGGGGTCCTGACCTTCGCCGCCTTCGTCCCCTGGAACAGTGACGCCAACTTCCTCGGCGGCCTCGGCCTCGTCTCGCTCGCGTCGGTCGCGGTGATCCACGCGGCGGCCAATCCTGGACCGGTCGCGAGGGTGCTCGGCTGGGCGCCGCTGCGGTGGTTGGGGGAGCGCTCATACGGGCTATACCTGTGGCACTGGCCGCTCATCGTGTTCGCCGTGCGTCTGGCCCCGCCCACCGAGGCCGAGCTGGCCGGGAGCCTCGCCGTGGTGATCGCCGTCGTCCTGGCGGCGATCTCCTACCGGTGGGTCGAGGTGCCGATGTGCCGCGACGGCATCGGTGCGACCCTGCGCCGCTGGAGGGCGGACCTTCGCGACCGCAGGGCCCGGCGACCACGGATCGTCGCGACGGCCTCGGCGTTCGCCGTCGTGCTCGCCGGTGCTGCGGTGTGGCAGGCGCCGGCGGAGTCCGACGTCGAGAACATGCTGCGGGTCGGCCAGGAGGTCGTGATCGACTCCGCCGACGACATCGAGTCCAGGCCCGAGCCGGTCCCCGAGCCCACCGCGTCGGCCCGAGCGTGCCAGCCCGTGGCCGAGGGCTCGCCCGTCACGGCCTTCGGCGACTCGGTGACGGTCGCGGTCGCCCCCGTGCTGATGGGGCGTCGGCCGGGCTCGGTCGCCATCGCGACGGTCGGCTGGCAGTACGGCGACGTCGCCACGGCCCTGCGTCAGGTGGCGGCCGCCGGTCAGCTGCAGCCGACCGTCGTCATCGCGACGGGCACCAACGGCACGATCGACGCTGCCGATCTGGAGAGCCTCGTGTCGAACGAGCTCGCGGGCCGGCAGGTGGCCCTCGTGACCCCGTCGGTCCCGGGCCGCTCGTGGTCGGACCAAGCGGTCCAGGCGATCCACCAGGTGGCTGCGGCCCACGACAACGTGCGCCTGGTCGACTGGAACGGTCTGGCCGTCCAGCACCCGGAACTCACGGCCTCCGACCGGGTGCACCCCAACGCGCAGGGCCAGAACGTCTTCAACGACGTCCTGAGCCAGGCGCTCGTCAGCTGCTAG
- a CDS encoding HNH endonuclease: protein MVSGPTVQALRTAAHAVTSADHRSALVAIQTAQDALDAAKAHHLAELEKSAEYELDGASTVTTWARQHLRLDARQTRSLIDADHTMRELPAVGDAAAEGAVRLDHVRLFTFGLKHIGQKVVSDAEPWLLAVATTHEPVQLRRVIRALRDAVYPDALDEDWIKGMAKEDIQLSPVPEGWHLSGFLKTETGAKLKAVLESLSIPTQANDDRTSAERRVAGFDRLLSSVLESGLPSSKGIRPQLSVIVGVETLHEAMTAEPGQAKPVGEPAELAGFGPIGPQLLSYLACTGDTTPILTSDDDVEQAQVLNVGDTIRLATPAQRKAVIARQHGVCAAPGCTHTHLEIHHTTWWSNGGRTDLDGLIGICSNCHSLVHRGLLVIEALGQGKFDLATRDGRPVDLTQRRTTRQHLRRIRKAAQDIREPEYPLRA, encoded by the coding sequence ATGGTCTCGGGTCCCACGGTGCAGGCGCTGCGAACCGCCGCGCACGCCGTCACCTCGGCCGACCACCGGTCCGCTCTGGTCGCGATCCAGACCGCGCAAGACGCGCTCGACGCCGCGAAGGCCCACCACCTGGCCGAGCTCGAGAAGTCGGCGGAGTACGAGCTCGACGGTGCCTCCACCGTCACCACCTGGGCGCGCCAGCACCTGCGTCTCGACGCCCGCCAGACCCGCAGCCTGATCGACGCCGACCACACCATGCGCGAGCTCCCCGCCGTCGGTGACGCCGCCGCTGAGGGTGCGGTGCGCCTCGACCACGTCAGGCTCTTCACGTTCGGGCTCAAGCACATCGGCCAGAAGGTCGTTTCTGATGCCGAGCCGTGGCTTCTGGCCGTCGCGACAACTCACGAACCGGTGCAGCTGCGCCGCGTGATCCGCGCGCTACGCGACGCCGTCTACCCCGACGCGTTGGACGAGGACTGGATCAAGGGGATGGCCAAGGAAGACATCCAGCTCTCGCCCGTGCCGGAGGGTTGGCACCTGTCCGGCTTCCTGAAGACCGAGACCGGCGCCAAGCTCAAGGCGGTACTGGAGTCGTTGTCGATCCCGACCCAAGCCAACGACGACCGCACCAGCGCAGAACGCCGTGTCGCCGGGTTCGACCGGCTGTTGTCGTCGGTGCTCGAATCAGGCTTGCCGTCCAGCAAGGGCATCCGCCCGCAGCTGTCGGTCATCGTCGGCGTCGAGACCCTCCACGAGGCCATGACCGCCGAACCCGGTCAGGCGAAGCCGGTCGGTGAACCCGCAGAGCTGGCTGGGTTCGGCCCCATCGGACCCCAGCTCCTCTCCTACCTCGCCTGCACCGGCGACACCACCCCCATCCTCACGTCCGACGATGACGTCGAGCAGGCGCAGGTCCTCAACGTCGGCGACACCATCCGGTTGGCCACCCCGGCTCAGCGCAAAGCCGTCATCGCCCGCCAGCACGGCGTCTGCGCCGCACCCGGCTGCACCCACACCCACCTCGAGATCCACCACACCACCTGGTGGTCCAACGGCGGCCGCACCGACCTCGACGGACTCATCGGCATCTGCAGCAACTGTCATTCGCTGGTCCACCGCGGGCTCCTCGTCATCGAAGCCCTCGGACAAGGCAAGTTCGACCTCGCCACCCGCGACGGCCGACCGGTCGACCTCACCCAACGCCGCACCACCCGCCAACACCTACGCCGCATCCGCAAGGCAGCCCAAGACATCCGCGAGCCCGAGTACCCACTCCGCGCCTGA
- the nusB gene encoding transcription antitermination factor NusB, producing the protein MGARTKYRKRALDILFESELQSLSMGGSLAERLVTNHPPINAYTVTLVEGVAENQTHIDELLAEHSRGWTLDRMPGVDRNLLRLGTYEILFAEDVPDAVAVSEAVDLARELSTDDSPSFVAGVLGAIIEGKAKQDA; encoded by the coding sequence ATGGGAGCGCGCACCAAGTACCGCAAGCGCGCGCTCGACATCCTCTTCGAGTCCGAGCTGCAGAGCCTGTCGATGGGCGGCTCGCTGGCGGAGCGTCTCGTGACGAACCACCCGCCGATCAACGCGTACACGGTCACGCTCGTCGAGGGCGTGGCTGAGAACCAGACGCACATCGACGAGCTCCTCGCGGAGCACTCGCGCGGCTGGACGCTGGACCGCATGCCCGGCGTCGACCGCAACCTGCTGCGCCTCGGCACGTACGAGATCCTCTTCGCCGAGGACGTCCCCGACGCCGTCGCCGTCAGCGAGGCCGTCGACCTGGCCCGTGAGCTCAGCACCGACGACTCGCCGTCCTTCGTGGCCGGCGTGCTCGGCGCGATCATCGAGGGCAAGGCCAAGCAGGACGCGTAG